The DNA sequence ATGCGGTGAATCAATGTTTACACCGAGCAGCTCCTGCTGATTCGCGAGAACCAGCATCGACTTGCTTTGGCCAAGCATTTGGTAGGTGTCCATCAGCTGCCAAATCTGCTTCTGCAATCCGCTATCCGTCAGCGATGGAATGGCAAGCTCTGGGGCTTCTTTCATCGTTAAGCTGTATCCAAGCCCCCGCACGGTAGCAAGCCGGATCTGTCCGCTCCAGCGCTTCAGCTTTTTCCGGAGCCGGTACACATGGTCATCTACCGTGCGCTCGCCCGGATATTCCATCGGCCAGACCCGATCCAGCAGCTGCTCCCTCGTGAAGGTCTGCCCGGCATGCCGGTAGAGAAACTGAAGGAGCGCATATTCCTTGGCCAGAAGCGAGATGGTGTCCGACTTATAGGTCACGGAATAATCATTTGGGTGAAAGTCCAGATAGGCCATGCTGCTTCCCCTTTCAACGGATGTCCATTCTTTCTTGTAAGCTTATTAAAGCATATGCAGGATTTGGGTTACAAGATGGATTCCGTAAGGTGTTTCATTATTTAGCTGGCATCTATTCACATACAAAAAGGCTGCCGCATCGGAATGCAGACAGCCTTTCCGCCATTACCGGCGGGTTATTCATGTCCTTTTAAAGCTTAGTTAATGCTCTCTCCAACTTCCTTCACCATTTCCTGAACGGACAGCAGGCCGCCGCCGGAAAGGTACCAGTAGTTCGGATCGAGGTAGACGATATGTCCATCTTTCGATGCGTTCGTGTTTTTCACCAGCTCGTTTTCAACGGTTTTCTTCGCAGCTGCTCCACCCTTATCCGTTGCTATCGCAGCATCGCGGTCAACGACAAACAGGTAGTCTGGGTTTTTCTCAGCCACGTACTCGGAAGTTACGCTTTGGCCGTGCGTCGATACTTCAATCTTGCCGTCCGCCGGGGTAAATCCTAGCACATCATGGATGATGCCGAAACGGGAGTTCGGACCGTACGCGCTCAGCTTGCCTTCATTGGAAAGCACGATCAGGGCCTTTTTGCCGGAGGCCGCTGCTTTGTCATGCACTTCGGCGATAGACTTATCGATGCTTTCAAGCTCAGTTTTAATTTCTGCTTCCTTACCGAAGATTTGGCCGACCGTATTCATATTTTCCTTGAAGGAATCCATGAATTTGGTTGTATCGAGTCCAAGATATACGGTTGGGGCAATTTTGTTCAGTTCCTCATATGCATCAGATTGTCTGCCAGAAATGATAATCAAGTCAGGTTTCAGTGCATTGATTTTTTCAAAATCAGGCTCTTTCAAACTGCCCACGTTCTTATATGCATCTTTATCTTCGTATTTGGACAAATATGGCGGAATGTTAGCTTGTGGCACACCCGTTACGGCAACTCCCAGCTTATCGAGCGTATCCAGAATCCCGAAGTCGAATACAACAACTTTTTGCGGGTTCTTCTTCACTTTGACTTCGCCAAGCTTATGTTTAATGGTGATTTCCTCGGATCCCTCTGTAGCAGCAGCCGCATTGGCCTCGGTTTCCTTGACCGGCGATTCGGCATTATTATTGTTACCGCAAGCAGCCAGTACAAACACCAGCATTGCAGATATGATTAGCATGAGCATGTTTCTTGTTTTCAAAGTGGTCACCTCATAATATTTTTTTTAAAAATTAGTACGGCCGCATCTTCTGCCAAGGTGGCTGGGTATAGTTCGGAAGTAGCGGAGGGGGCGGAATCGTTTTGAAGAAGCGTTAGCGTTCGACTGAAAGCTTTCCCCAGGAAAGCTCGCTTCGAAAGCAACTGCTGCATCCGAATTTCTACATTTATAAAAAATATAATCAAGAAATTTGGATGCAACAGCGATCGGAAGAACGATCCGTCACCGCAGCGGCCCACCGTGAAAAGAATTTAGTCAGAGCCATTTTATAAAATTATGCGATGCAAGCCGTGCTGCCGGGCCCTGGCATGCTGGCGGCGCACCCCATATCATTACCGAAGTTAAAGGTACTCCTTACGCAAAATACACACAAATTCTGTGGTCATTAATCGTTTCGATCTGGATGTCCATGCCGTATACCTGTTTGAGCACAGGGGAATCTATAATTTCCGCGGCGGGTCCTTCTTTGACGACTCTCCCGTTTTTGAGAGCCACGATATCATCCGAATATACAGAAGCAAAGTTAATATCATGAATGACGATAATGACGGTTTTGCCAAGCTCATCCACCATCCGCCGCAGTACCTTCATAATTTGCACGGAATGCTTCATATCCAGGTTGTTCAGCGGTTCATCAAGCAGCACGTATTCCGTATTCTGCGCGATGACCATCGCGATAAAAGCACGCTGCTGCTGGCCGCCGCTCAGCTGATCCAGATACTGATGCTGCATCTCCTCAAGCTCCATGTACCGGATCGCCTCATCAACAAAAACCCAATCCTCCGGTTTCAGTTTGCCTTGTGAGTAAGGAAACCGTCCAAAGCTGACCAGCTCGCGGATCGTAAGACGGACATTGATATGGTTGGACTGCTTGAGAATCGATATTTTCTTGGCGAGATCACTGCTCTTGCATTTGTCGACGGACTCGCCTTCTATCAGAATGTCTCCTCCGTCCTTTTTGATGAGGCGGCTGATCAGGGACAGGAGCGTGCTTTTGCCTGCCCCGTTCGCACCAATGAAGGAAGTGATTTTCCCTTTGCCGATGCGGACAGACACGTCATCAAGGACGGTTTTGCCATTGTATAGTTTGGTTACATTGTTGACCTCAATCACGACGATTTACTCTCCTTTAGCAGCAGGTAGATGAAGTACACCCCTCCGGCCAGATTGATGATAACGCTCAGCGTGGTGGAGAAGGTGAATACCCGTTCAACCAGCAGTTGTCCGCCCACCAAGGCGATAATGCTGAGCAGCATGGCTCCGAGAATGAGAAAATGATGCCTGAAGGTTCTCATGAACTGGTAACTGACGTTAGCAACGAGAAGCCCGAGAAAGGTAATCGGACCTACCAGCGCTGTCGCGATGGAGATCAGTATCGCAACCACGACCAGCATTCTTTTCACAACCCGATCATAATCCACACCCAGATTGACTGCCTGATCCTTACCGAGAGCAATAACATCGAGATACTTGGCATATCGCGCAAAATAAACCGTGACTGCCGCCATCAATATAATCGATATCCACAGCAGCTCCGTGCTCACATTGTTGAAGCTTGCGAACATTTTATCCTGCACAATCTGGAATTCGTTCGGGTCGATCAGCACCTCCATGAATGTCGACAGACTCTGGAACAATGTGCCGAAAATCAGCCCGAGCAGGAGCAAAAAGTAAATGTTCTGCCCTTCCCGCTTGAACAGCAGCTTGTAAAAGACCACCGAGAAGAGTGCCATCAGGCCGACTGACAAAATAAAATTAATGTTCTTGCCCATCATGGTCAGCCCGGCTGAACCGAATATGTAAACCATAAAGGTCTGAAACAGCATATACAGGGAATCGAGTCCCATGATGCTCGGCGTCAGGATCCGGTTATTAGTTATGGTCTGAAAGACGACGGTGGAAAAAGCGATCGCCCCGCCTGTAATGATCATCGCCAGCACTTTTTTGCCCCTTCGCGGCAGGACATAATCCCAATTGCCACCGGCTTGGATGAACATGAACACGAGTATCAGCGCCAGTGCGATAATCGATAGGAAAATCAGCTTTTTTTTCATGACGCGTAAGCCTTTCTTCTCAGGAGTAGGAAAATGAAGATCGCGCTGCCTATGACGCCAACCGTAAGGCCGATGGATATCTCATACGGATAAATGATGATCCGGCCCAAGATGTCGCAGAACAGAACGAATACGGCTCCAAGCAAGGCGGTATGCGCAAGATTTTTTTTCAAATGATCACCCTGGTACATCGTCACGATGTTCGGAACGACCAGACCGAGAAATGGAATCGAACCTACCGTCAAAATAACCACCGATGATACCGCGGCGACCAGCACCAGACCAATATTCACCACCGCCTTGTAGTTGAGGCCAAGATTGACCGCAAACTCCTCACCCATACCCGCAATCGTGAAGCGGTTCGCGAACAGATAAGCGATAATGAGGAGCGGGATGCTGACATACAGCATTTCATAGCGTCCTTTGAGGACCGTTGAGAAATCACCCTGCAGCCAGGCGGACATGTTCTGGATCAGATCATTTTTGTAGGCAAAAAATGTTGTGATCGAGCTGACGATATTACCGAACATAAGTCCCACCAGAGGAATGAATATCGTATCCTTAAACTTCACCTTATCCAGAATCCTCATGAAGATGAACGTTCCCAGCAAGGCGAAGAGGAAGGCAACCAGTATCTTTTCCAGCGTGGTAGCATTCGAGAATAGCATCATTGCCACCAAAATGCCGAATCTAGCGGAGTCCATCGTGCCCGCCGTTGTCGGCGAAACAAATTTATTGCGAGTCAGCTGCTGCATAATCAGACCAATGATGCTCATGCTGACGCCTGCGATGATAATGCTTACCAGCCTCGGCAACCGGCTGACCCATAGTACCTGCTGCTGCTCCGGGGTTAGATGAAAAAGATCCAGCGGAGAGATGTTCTTAACTCCCACGAACAGGGATATGATTGAAAAAACAATGAGCGCTACCCACAAGTACCAGATTTTCATAACAGATTCGACTCTTTCTTATACGGTTTATATGCATAAAACTACATATATTAAGAATGATACTCATTCTCAATTAGATCGATTTAGTTATCATTCTATCAGTTGCCTGGGTTTTGTCAACCGCTTAAGTGTGATTAAATCAAGCCTTTTGGGGATCTATACAAAATGTAAAAACAGCGAAAAGACCGTAACCTCAGGGGTTATGGCCTTTATAGTTCATGTCTTCATGCAAATAAATGTATACATTTTATGCAAAGGCGGTCAGCAGCACTGCCAATGTATTTGTCAGCCCGTGAATGAGAATGCCTGGGATAATGGAACGCCGCCATGAATTTCATCTGCCCTCTTCGGACATCGTAACAAGGAAATGCCATTTCCGATGTCGAAAGGAGCGTGAATGAAACGATGACGGACAGCACACGTGAAT is a window from the Paenibacillus sp. J23TS9 genome containing:
- a CDS encoding ABC transporter permease, with translation MKIWYLWVALIVFSIISLFVGVKNISPLDLFHLTPEQQQVLWVSRLPRLVSIIIAGVSMSIIGLIMQQLTRNKFVSPTTAGTMDSARFGILVAMMLFSNATTLEKILVAFLFALLGTFIFMRILDKVKFKDTIFIPLVGLMFGNIVSSITTFFAYKNDLIQNMSAWLQGDFSTVLKGRYEMLYVSIPLLIIAYLFANRFTIAGMGEEFAVNLGLNYKAVVNIGLVLVAAVSSVVILTVGSIPFLGLVVPNIVTMYQGDHLKKNLAHTALLGAVFVLFCDILGRIIIYPYEISIGLTVGVIGSAIFIFLLLRRKAYAS
- a CDS encoding siderophore ABC transporter substrate-binding protein, encoding MLMLIISAMLVFVLAACGNNNNAESPVKETEANAAAATEGSEEITIKHKLGEVKVKKNPQKVVVFDFGILDTLDKLGVAVTGVPQANIPPYLSKYEDKDAYKNVGSLKEPDFEKINALKPDLIIISGRQSDAYEELNKIAPTVYLGLDTTKFMDSFKENMNTVGQIFGKEAEIKTELESIDKSIAEVHDKAAASGKKALIVLSNEGKLSAYGPNSRFGIIHDVLGFTPADGKIEVSTHGQSVTSEYVAEKNPDYLFVVDRDAAIATDKGGAAAKKTVENELVKNTNASKDGHIVYLDPNYWYLSGGGLLSVQEMVKEVGESIN
- a CDS encoding ABC transporter ATP-binding protein, with protein sequence MIEVNNVTKLYNGKTVLDDVSVRIGKGKITSFIGANGAGKSTLLSLISRLIKKDGGDILIEGESVDKCKSSDLAKKISILKQSNHINVRLTIRELVSFGRFPYSQGKLKPEDWVFVDEAIRYMELEEMQHQYLDQLSGGQQQRAFIAMVIAQNTEYVLLDEPLNNLDMKHSVQIMKVLRRMVDELGKTVIIVIHDINFASVYSDDIVALKNGRVVKEGPAAEIIDSPVLKQVYGMDIQIETINDHRICVYFA
- a CDS encoding iron chelate uptake ABC transporter family permease subunit, translated to MKKKLIFLSIIALALILVFMFIQAGGNWDYVLPRRGKKVLAMIITGGAIAFSTVVFQTITNNRILTPSIMGLDSLYMLFQTFMVYIFGSAGLTMMGKNINFILSVGLMALFSVVFYKLLFKREGQNIYFLLLLGLIFGTLFQSLSTFMEVLIDPNEFQIVQDKMFASFNNVSTELLWISIILMAAVTVYFARYAKYLDVIALGKDQAVNLGVDYDRVVKRMLVVVAILISIATALVGPITFLGLLVANVSYQFMRTFRHHFLILGAMLLSIIALVGGQLLVERVFTFSTTLSVIINLAGGVYFIYLLLKESKSS